In the Sarcophilus harrisii chromosome 3, mSarHar1.11, whole genome shotgun sequence genome, one interval contains:
- the GHSR gene encoding growth hormone secretagogue receptor type 1 — translation MWNETPSQASESNLSLDYPDEALNGSRADQLPPFPGALLTGVTVTCVALFFIGISGNLMTMLVVSRFRDMRTTTNLYLSSMALSDLLIFLCMPLDLFRLWQYRPWNLGDFLCKLFQFISESCTYSTILNITALSIERYFAICFPLRAKVVITKGKVKLIILVIWAVAFFSAGPIFVLVGVEHENGTDPLDTNECRPTEFAIRSGMLTIMVWISSIFFFLPVFCLTVLYSLIGRKLWRRKREDVGLSASIRDNNHKQTVKMLAMVVFAFVLCWLPFHVGRYLFSKSFEPGSVEIAMISQYCNLFSFVLFYLSAAINPILYNIMSKKYRVAVFRLWGLGQFSQRKLSTIKDDSSRAWTELSINT, via the exons ATGTGGAACGAGACGCCGAGCCAGGCGAGCGAGTCCAACTTGAGCCTGGACTATCCCGACGAAGCTCTCAACGGCTCCCGGGCGGACCAGCTGCCCCCCTTCCCCGGAGCCCTGCTCACCGGGGTCACGGTCACCTGCGTGGCCCTCTTTTTCATTGGCATCTCGGGCAACCTCATGACCATGCTGGTGGTGTCCCGGTTCCGGGACATGCGGACCACCACCAACCTCTACCTGTCCAGCATGGCGCTGTCCGACCTGCTGATCTTCCTCTGCATGCCCCTGGACCTGTTCCGCCTGTGGCAGTACCGGCCCTGGAACTTGGGCGACTTTCTCTGCAAACTCTTCCAGTTCATCAGCGAGAGCTGCACCTACTCCACCATCCTCAACATCACGGCGCTCAGCATCGAGAGGTATTTCGCCATCTGCTTCCCCCTCAGGGCCAAGGTGGTGATCACCAAGGGCAAGGTGAAGCTGATCATCCTGGTCATCTGGGCCGTGGCCTTCTTCAGCGCCGGCCCCATCTTCGTCCTGGTGGGTGTGGAGCACGAGAACGGGACCGACCCCCTGGACACCAACGAGTGCCGGCCCACGGAGTTCGCCATCCGCTCGGGGATGCTCACCATCATGGTCTGGATCTCCAgcatcttcttctttctccccgtCTTCTGTCTGACTGTGCTTTACAGCCTCATTGGAAGAaaactgtggaggaggaagagagaggacgTGGGACTGAGCGCTTCTATCCGGGATAACAACCACAAACAAACTGTCAAAATGTTAG CCATGGTGGTGTTCGCTTTTGTCCTCTGTTGGCTGCCATTTCATGTGGGACGCTACTTATTCTCCAAATCCTTCGAACCTGGCTCTGTGGAGATTGCGATGATTAGCCAGTATTGCAACCTGTTCTCCTTTGTTCTCTTCTATCTTAGCGCAGCCATCAACCCCATCCTTTATAACATCATGTCCAAGAAATACCGCGTGGCTGTCTTCAGGCTCTGGGGGCTTGGCCAATTCTCCCAGAGGAAGTTGTCTACTATAAAAGATGACAGTTCTCGGGCATGGACAGAATTGAGTATCAATACATga